In Miscanthus floridulus cultivar M001 chromosome 8, ASM1932011v1, whole genome shotgun sequence, the sequence ATTGCAATGGCAGGTGCGTCCGGCCAGGACCTTGACCAGGGGCGAGGAGAAAAGACCAGAGGGCTGCTAAATTTCCATCCAGGCCGGCGCGGCAGCGCCGGTATGTGCTGACACTGTGACAAGTGCGTCACCAGAGAAGAAACGATCAAAACATGTGGATGACAAAGAAGCTTGCCATCACGGTTCTGGTCGTGCTTACTTCTCTGCTGACTGCACGGTATTTGATAGAGCACGCTGCGAATTCAGGGATATCACAGTATCAGATCCTCCATCTGGTTCACCTCGAATGGTTCAAGAGCCCAGCGGATGCACAAGAAACCACCACTCCGGAAGTAGCAGTAGTAACAACAGCAGATGATGCTCCAACTTCAAACAGCTCGGGTTCCGGAAACTCCTCGCTTCAAGTGTTTGAGTGGCTGGACACGTGGAACCAGATGACGCAGTTAGCCAACATCACCACTGGCCTTCCTCATGCGATCGAGGCGATCAATGATGGGAGAACTGCATGGCAAAACTTGACAGCATCAGTTCAGAATGCAAGCTCTCagcagagagagaaagagggactCTGCCCATACTCGATTCGCAGAATGAACATTTCCAAGACGGAGAATGGTGGCTTCGCCATTGATGTACCTTGTGGGCTGATTGTAGGCTCTTCAATAACTCTTATAGGAACTCCTGGAGTACTCTCTGGTAACTTCTGGATTGATCTTGTTGGGACGGCACTTCCAGGGGAATCTGAAAAGCCTATTGCACTGCATTACAATGTCCGTCTGAATGGCGACAAAGTTACTAAAGATCCAGTCATAGTGCAGAACACCTTCACCCCAAACAATGGCTGGGGGGTTGAGGATCGCTGTCCCAGCACTAACTATAGCAATGCAACTGAAGGTACTTCAATGTTACTACTTCACTCTTGCAAATAAGTTACTACTGTGCCTTGCACACTATACTTATCTGACGCCTTCTACAGTGGACGATCTCGAGAGATGTAATACAATGGTGGGCACAGAAGAAAAGGACTATAAACAACTCAAAACATCATACACCTGCCAAGAAACATGGAGAGCCAAGCAAGTATTTTCCATTTAAACAGGGATACCTTGCTATCGCAACACTGCGTGTAGGATCAGAGGGTATCCATATGACAGTTGATGGGAAACACGTCACTTCATTTGCATATAGAGCGGTAAGCTTCTTCCACATCACCAAATGGATCAGTAAATAGATCTGATAGTGATATGAGACCAAACCTAACGAACTGCTGCTTCTGTTATTAGCGTTTGGAACCATGGTATGTAGCTGAAGTAGGAATTTCTGGTGATTTCAAACTTGTAAGTGCAATTGCAAGCGGCTTGCCCACGTCAGAAGACTTGGAGAACTCTAATATTGAATCACTGAAGTCACCACCTATTCCAGACAACAAAGATGTCGACCTTCTGATCGGCATCTTTTCAACAGCAAACAACTTCAAGCGTAGGATGGCAATTCGAAGGACATGGATGCAATATGATGCTGTGCGCCAAGGAGCGGTATTAGTTCGATTTTTCGTTGGCCTGGTAAAACACTAAGAGCATTAAGTAATACGGTATATAGTAAACTAACAAGAGTTATCTTTCAGACTAAttgttcttttcttttgttttataAAGCATACGAACCTCATGGTAAATGAGGAACTCTGGAATGAGGCACACACGTATGGTGACATCCAGGTGTTGCCTTTTGTTGATTACTACAGCCTGATAACATGGAAGACACTAGCAATATGCATTTATGGGGTAAAACACTACCATCACTAAGCTATACTTATCCAGTCTCTGCTTTCTTATGTTTCTCTGTGCTTAACTGCGATTTGTTTGTCCAGACCAGTGCACTATCAGCCAAGTATCTGATGAAAACAGATGATGATGCTTTTGTCCGTGTAGATGAGATCCAATCCACAGTAAAACAGCTTAATGTCAGCCATGGGCTACTTTATGGTCGCATAAATTCTGATTCCGGTCCCCACAGAGATCCTGAAAGCAAATGGTACATAAGCGAAGAGGTAAATTCTTCACATAAAAGGGTTTATTACAATCAAATCTAAAACTTCAAACCCCTGCCATAAATGGTAAAAGAAAAAAAACGAATATTGCAATGCCTTTTTATCTGAATTTCAGAAGAATCTAGTAGCCAAAGGACATCTATGCAGGTTAATTTGCAACATATTGCTATCATAACATAAACTCAAGGAGTCACATACACGTTATTTATAATATCATCAGTCAACAAATGTAAATGCCAACATTTCTGATATGTTCTCCAGGAATGGCCTGAAGAGAAATACCCACCATGGGCTCATGGACCAGGATATGTAGTTTCACAAGACATTGCAAGGGCAATCAACAATTGGTATAAAGCAAGTCGTTTAAAGGTATGTATATTCAAGTGGAAACATAATCTGTGACTTGTACATACGAAATAGAAAATCGCCTTCGAAGATCCCTCAAGCTACAGAACAAGGTATCTGAGGGCATGATTGTTCGCACAGGAAAAAATGAACTGCTCTATACcctagcaaacaaaagctatagctCATGTGAAAGACCCAAGCTATAAGCCCGTAAACAAGTAACTCAAAGTAATCTTGTTCAGAAAGAATATAGAAGCTATGATATCCATGAAAAGCCATAGACAAGCCTAGTTATGTGCACAAACTGTCCACATTTTCACTTTTCTGTTTCCCTAAATGTTCTGAATGAATATCACAGCATGTGTCCTGCGTCCAAACTTGTAGTCTTGCAAACTCATATAAGGTGACTTCAGTTCTATTAATAGTTAGCTTGCCATCTGATGTGTTTTACTCCTGCTTCCAGAAGATGGTAATCAGATTAGAAGAGCTAAATTAAATGCTATTTGCACCCAAATGGTTTTTTGCAGATGTTCAAACTAGAGGATGTAGCAATGGGCATATGGGTAAATGATATGAAGAAAGATGGATTACCAGTCAAATATGAAACAGACAAGAGAATTAACATTGACGGCTGCAATGATGGGTATGTTGTTGCTCACTACCAAGAACCAAGACATCTGCTATGCATGTGGGAGAAGCTCCTAACAACACAACAAGCAGAATGCTGCAGtactaagtaatggaaaaggaactTCAATGCTTAGATCTTGGCCCGGTTTATGTATCAGGCCACTCGCTAACTTTGCGATAACAACAAAGAAGCCTTTAACATCATTTTTTTTTCTGGTGCGCAGCACTAATGTAACTAAACTCAATGAATTACACAGATAAAGTTAGTTCACCTCATCCCAGCTTATCTATATTTCCAGAGGATGTTTTTTAGGAGGTACTAAAAGTCAGGAGAAATTTAATATTTTGTTGCCTCTAACATTATGGGGATATAAGCACTCTAGGTGTATAAACTACTTGCAGTCTGAGGGCACATTTTAGCAAACTACAATGATAATCTTTAGCATAGAAGTCCTCTGAAGCTAAACATGAACCATAACAACTGAGAACCTTAGGTCTTTAGCCACAAGGGAACATGGATTATAGCTATAATCAAGCATTCCAGATTTAAAATTTGCCAACTGCATGATGCCAAAATAAAACCATGCGGCAATTGCATTTACAGTACAAGATATGGTGAAAAATTTGTCATAATAAAAAGTAGCGTGCACTGTTTTTGCATTGATCCTTACTCGAGATAGCTTTGCAGTGTTCTTGCTTTTCTCCTCTTGTGCGCTCCACCCTTAACCTTTGGGGCTTGGAAATAGGACTGGTAACTTAAGCTTCTTTTGTTCTACCTAAATAGAAAGGGAGAGATCCTGCTATTTTTCTTCCAAAAAgaagcaggaaaaaacaagttgtTTGTATTCATTCTTAAATTCATGTCCATAAGGAAAAttttcaaagaaagaaaagaagaagcaaaATGCTATTGCTAAACTCCTCTGGCTGATTACCACGCACCTATGGTTAGGGAGATCCACAGCTGCTCATCATTGTCCTTTGTTCTCCAACAACTAAGCCTCAGGCCCATTCTTACTCCACGATGTAGGAAACATAACTTGGAGTTCGATGGGACCTTTAGCTGTACATCAACTTTAACCTACCATTGCTGCTTATATGATAAGTGAGTATCCATTCAGAGAGATTCAATCAGGCTTCGCCAGGTGAACTCCATGTATCTCAGCACTAGAAGGCTGAGCTTTGAAATGGCATGTGTTGCCGGTTCCATTTGGTGACGTGATAGGATAATCTTGCTTGACTGAACCCAAACTCAAAGGACTGCCATTTCATAATCAATGCAGTAAAAAAGCATAGGGTGCGTCTGAATGCCAGCTCACAGCCTTGCCACATTGACAAGCCGCTCCCTGAAATCATCATCGTTGGTTGTTAGCATGTCCTTGAGTGGCATCTCAATGCCCCTTTCCCTCAAAGCCTCGTGCCTCGGTTTGATCCTCCCCTCCAAACTGAATGCAAAGTAGTGCGGGAACTCGGCTAGCTCCGCGGCAGGGTCCCTCCGCATGCGCTCGGCGAGGAACTGGAGCTTAGGCGTGAGGTTGGTCTCGATCCCGTAGGAGAGGATGGCGGGCGCGCGCCTGAGAACTGCGCAGACGGCAGAGTCGTCGAGCCCCGTAGCGTCACGGAGGAATAGGAGCTTGGGGAGGAGGGTGCGCTCAACGGAGAACGCCAGGAGCAGCGCGGCGGTGAGAGGGAGCGGCTCCCGGCGGAGCATTACGCGGCGGCGGAGGAAGAGCAGCGCGGGGCGGAGCGTGTCGGGAACGGATGCGGCCAGGAGGCGTGGGGACCGGACCACCGCGGAGCGGAGGAGCGGCGGCGGGAGAGGTGCGTCGGCGGAGAGGAAGCGGAGCGGCTCCTCAGGCGGGGAGGTGAGGAGGGAGGGGAAGGCGGAGAAGACGCGCGCGGCGTCACGGGCTGTGAGGCCGTGGGAGGTGAGGAGGCGGAGGGAGTCGCGGAGGAGCGGCAGCGGCGCCGAGCGGAGCACGGGGTTTATGGCGAGGAGCGGGAACGGGTCGAGGTGGAGCTCTGAAGAGAGGAAATGGATCTTACGGCGAAATTCCACGCCGGCGCCACCGGCGCCGGTAGCGATGGGTGGAAGGGGGACGATAGGTGGGAGGCGTGCGCGGCCGAGCATAGCCATGGCGGATTTGGATTGGGGCTTTGGGGGGAGGGAGGCCGACGGCACTACGGCAGCGGTGTGTGACCGTTATCCATTGTGTCTGCCGCGTTGTTCCGCTGCGATGAACGGTTAGGCCCCGTTCGGTTGTAGGGAAATGATTCCCAGCCGCACAGATCTTTCACAAATTTGAATAAGCACGGAAGATTTTCGGGCCAGGAACGGCTGGTTCCAAGTAAGGACGAAAACGGAAAGAAAATATTATGAActgaaccgcatcgttttctaccTTTAATCCGAGTGAATTCGTATTTTTGGACAAAATATGGAATACTAAATTCGAATTCGAAATACGGAATACTAAATTTAAAATCGGATCGAATTCGGTTTAGGCTTTGTTCGACCGATTTCTACTTTTCTACATTTTATTCGGAGTCTTCCGTATTCTAAATTCAGTTCGAACCGAATTTGGTCCAGCTTGCGCACGAGCAGCCCACCTGCGCCCTCGGCCTAGACAGCCTTGGCCTCCCAATGGCCCTGCCGAACCCCACCTCCTCTCGTGGCCTGCTCCGACGCACAAAGCCCAAGCCGTCAGGCCCGCTCCGCAATCGAAGTCAGGTGGGCTGCTCGTCCGACGCACAGAGAGAAGGCGACGCTGTTTTGATGGAGTAGCGATGGGATGGAAACGGAGAGGGCAAACTCTGCGGTTGGCTCCTAGGCCCGGCAGATGGCACCCTCTCTCTGTGCGTGGAGTGCACGCGAGTGGGGACAGGTCTGGCTGACCTGTGGGTCTGGGCTGGCAGCGGCTACCGCGGCGCTCTGCGCATGAGTGCGGCAGGCGCGGTGCTTTCACGCCTATGTGCTGCGCACGTGACGTTGTGTGCTGGTCCTGAGCCGGAAGCGGAGGGAGTTGGGggtagggtttgtatgaaagatattgggtaaagtataattgttgctaattgttgtctttaaaattatttattgtaatcaataaatatgtattttaattatttatggataaatggaccattaattaatttctctaccatggtgtgtttgtatgcttcatgtaattatattaaatttatattcatatatatctgaagtatatacaattattctcaagtaattattaatttgatttatttttatatatatctgaataagtagtcatttaatgtttgttttgttgttgttataaaagatggagtacaggaactcttggatgtatggttagttaaggttcaaggcaggttttcgtgaaaaaggttgataaatttattgaagccgcaaagaagcatgcaacgacattgaaagagaataaggatacaatttttgtacccctgtaaagattgcaaaacTGTAtaggcatggacagatgtgactatcatcatatcatatttgattatgcgaggatttgttgaggactacatagtgttgattcatcatggtgaaacggttattgttaacgacgatgaggaggaggaatacgacgatgaaaccatagaatctctgtcccaatattcagcagagcttgatgcatgaatggatttcgagtttgacaatgaacaaggtggtgatactggtggttgggatggtaacgacgaaggtggtgctaataatgatagtagagcacgtgtcggggatgaagacgatttggaggacatgattcgagcccttagaccagatattttactaaatagcccgaaaggtctaaaaaaattggaaagggtgacaaaagcatcgaatgagactgtgtatggtattaaaaagggttgtccgacacattaaacattgctacattttgtgcttgagctgctcatcgtgaaggctaagtacggctggatcagactgtagttttaatgatctattgcatctcctgtcataagtgctgccacaaccaagctcagttcccgccaacacatactaagcgaagaaggtcataagtccattgacaatgggggttaaaaaatccatgcatgccccaaaccccgtcgatcgcatacgggaaccaactagttgtaccttggtgtttctcagtggccggcagaacactgtgatggaggtggcaacgtgTGTGGCACATCATTTCGGTgacttacaccacaataataagataccgccggactacactagggtcgaggtgcatacagtgaagcccgagttcatgcagtggaggatagactatgcaactcctgagggcctggtgttactcggagacgttatggggtagttcatcctctagcacaaacaggacattatattcactgcttcttcgccgcctccccctctcccaaatttgaagcgagttgttgaggtcggggagatattttcaccgtcttgtgaccaccacattcctaagataccacattcttccccgtctcctagcgagcatgtgcctgatgagataccacaaccttctccaactcgtatcgagcaagtgcatcatgagataccatagtcttctcaataagcacagccgatacatg encodes:
- the LOC136477534 gene encoding transcription termination factor MTEF1, chloroplastic-like gives rise to the protein MAMLGRARLPPIVPLPPIATGAGGAGVEFRRKIHFLSSELHLDPFPLLAINPVLRSAPLPLLRDSLRLLTSHGLTARDAARVFSAFPSLLTSPPEEPLRFLSADAPLPPPLLRSAVVRSPRLLAASVPDTLRPALLFLRRRVMLRREPLPLTAALLLAFSVERTLLPKLLFLRDATGLDDSAVCAVLRRAPAILSYGIETNLTPKLQFLAERMRRDPAAELAEFPHYFAFSLEGRIKPRHEALRERGIEMPLKDMLTTNDDDFRERLVNVARL